CTATAGATGGGGAGAATGGGATGAGGCGTTACAACAGTTCGGGAAGGCAGAAAAAATCTTTAGTAAAAGAGGTAATAAACTCGGATTATGCCGCACACTTTATGGGATTGGAACAATAACTATTTTAAGAGGAGACGCTAATAAAGGATTAGAACTTTTAGGAAAGGCGCTCAAATTGGCACCCGAAAAGGAGTATTCTCTTAAGGCAAATATATTAAATGCAATAAGAAGTGCTTTCCAAAGACAAGGTGAATATAAAGAGGCAATTAAAAATTTAACTGAAGCGCTCTCTTTATGTAAAAAGATAGAAAATGTTCCTCTTCAAACTATGTTATTACATAACTTGGGAGCGATCCATCATCGTCAGGGCGATTTTACTCGTGCAGAACAGATTTATAAAGAGGTCATGGAAATATATAGTAAGATTCTACCACCCTGGGCAGGCGGTACCTATAATAATATGGCTGGGCTTTCATTGATGAAAGGAGATTATTCTCAAGGTAAAATGTGGTTAGAAAGAGGCATCCAAATTTGCAAAGATTTCAATGACAAAAGAGGATTAGCCAACGCTTACTTAACAATGGGGGAGGTGTTGAGTGAGACTCAAGAATATGAATCTGCTATGGAGAAGTATCAAGAAGTATTAACACTGAATTTGAAATTCAAAGATATGCAGCTACAAATTCTGTGTTTGGATGGCATCGCTAGACTGCACTTACTTCAAGCCGATTATTATCGTGCAGAACAATGTATCAATAAGGCATTAGAAGTCGCCAAGGAGGGGAGCAAAAATTTATGGCTTGCCCAAGTACTCTTGACCAAAGGTGAAATTGCCATAGCTATTGGAGCTTTAGATGAGGCTGAAAAAACTTTATTAGACTCACTTTCCATAATTGAAAATCTTGGAGTTAATTATGACCTAACGCAAGTTTACTTCTGGCTTACTCAACTTTATCTTAAAAAAGCTATACCTACTCAAAAGGAAAAATTAAAATATTATATAAAGGAAGCATTAAGGCTAGCAAGCAAATATGGGTATGACCACTTTTTGATTAAAAAGTGCAGAAATAATTTTTCTTTCCTTGATATTGCTGTAAGGAACAAAATTGAACCCCGATACGCCATCTTTATTTTATCACAAATAGGAACCTCAGCTTTTGGTACTCTAACTTCATTATTTGAAATAAAAGATGAGCATATCCAAAGATGGGTAATAGAAGGATTAGTAAATATCGGCGATGAGCATGTATTACATTGGCTAGAAAAGTTAAAGGAAGAAGAATATCCTTCACTTAAGGGAAATATCTCACAAGCAATTACCAGAGTTCAAAAGGTAATAAAAGAGATTCCAAAAGAAGTAGTTTATGAGGGTGAAAAAAAAGTAAAGCCCAGATTTAAAGATATAATAGGTAATCATCCAAAGATGCAAGAGCTATACAATCTTTTAGAAAAAGTAATTGATACAGACGCTACGGTTTTGATTACCGGAGAGACAGGTACAGGTAAGGAATTAGTTGCGAGGGCTATACATTACAATAGTAAGCGAAAGGATAATAAATTTATCGCTTTAGCTTGCGGAGCTATGCCCGAAACCCTGTTAGAGAGCGAGCTATTTGGCTATGTAAAAGGTGCATTTACAGGAGCGGTTAGTACAAAGAAGGGCTTATTTGAGGAAGCAGATGGTGGTACCTTATTCTTAGACGATGTCACAAACTTGACTCCCGGGATACAGGCAAAATTGTTAAGAGTGCTTGAAGACAAAGAGATAAGACCTGTAGGCGGACTATCCTCAAAAAAGGTAGATGTCCGTATTATTACCTCAACAAATAAAGATTTAGAGAAAGAAGTAAAAGAGGGCAAATTTCGTGATGACTTATATTATCGATTGACTGGGATTACAATAAAATTACCTCCACTCAGAGAACGAAAGAGTGACATACCACTACTTGCACAGCATTTTCTTAAGAAATACTCAATAAAAATGAATAAAAACATTAAAGGGTTTGAGAAAGAAGTTATGGATTTATTGCTTTATCATGACTGGCCCGGAAATGTGAGGGAACTGGAGCGTGAAATTGAAAGATTAGTTGTTTTATGTCATGATAATATAATAAGGGCTGCAAATTTAAGCATAGCTACTTCTATAGCTCCTTTCAGAGAGGAAACAATGAATGAAGAGCAACGAATGATTATAAATGCCATTACAAAAGCAAGTGGTAATAAAACTAAGGCAGCAAAGATAATTGGCTGGCCCAGACGGAAACTATACAGAAGAATGAAAGCTCTCAATATACCCTACTAAATCGAGTCATATCTGACACATCTCTGTCACACTGTGTCCATATGTCACATTTTCCCTATCTTTTCATAAGTTTTTTTCGGTCCCCTTTTTAAAATTTCTATAAGCTATCTTTTTATTTTTCAATAGGTTATAGTTCTTGAGAATTGAATTGTACATAATTTGACACGGAATTTGCTATACTATAAATAGCGACATGGAAAAAATTGATGAATTTCCTTATTGGATTAAAAATTATATTGTAGTAAAAGATTTGCTTTTTAAAGGATACAAGCCAAATGAAATTAGAGAGTTGACTGGTTTAAATGAAGAGAACATCAAAAAATACGAGTTTATCGTTAAATCCAATTATTTGATAGTTGATTTTGATAATAAAGAAGGTGTATGATGGATTTAGGTTTATAGGTATGGATGAAGTAATAAATAGAAGGAGAGAAGAGAAAGAGAGAATAAAGTTTCTTTTCCGCTCTTTCAAAGGGAGGTATGCAATGAGGAAATGTGCGAGTATAAAGGTTGGGATGATGGCTATGGCTCTTATTTTAGCCATCCCTGCGTTTGGAGGAGAAATTATTCAGGAGCTCAGATTTAGTCCAGCAGATTTGGAGTTTAGCAAACTAAAAGAATATGATGTAGTTAAACTTGGTCTAAATAGTGCTACATCCAGACTCGGAGAGCCTGCATTGCCACTGATAAATTTACATGTGCTTATTCCACCTGGTGCATCCGTTGAGAAAGTGGAGATAATTGATAAAGAGAAGGTATCTATTCCTGGAAATTATAATATCATACCTGCCCAACATCCTGTAAAGCTCTCTATAAATGATGAGCTCCCACCCTGGGTAGAGCCAGTTCCAGGAATATATAGTTCAATGCAGGAGTATCCAGGGGAAGTACTTCAGTATATCCATACTGGAACGATGAGCGGCTATAGGATTGCAGGAATGCTTGTCTATCCATTACAATACATTCCGCAACAAAAGAAATTATTTCTTTACACCAAGATTAAAGTGAGAGTTACCTATAAGGAAGGAGCATGCCCAGTGACTGCCAAGTCTGGACGTCAGAATAAAGTGTTTGGTGATATAGTAAAAGGATTAGTTGCAAATCCTACAGATATGGCAAGATTTATGCCACCAAGTAGTAAGGCTGTGACAGATACTCAGTATGTGATTATTACTGATACAATCAAGGTCGGCTCTTATTTTAAAACACTTGTGAATTGGAAGCGAGCGAGAGGAATATCTGCAACTCTTGTAAATGTTGACCGGATTTACGCACAGTTTCCAGGGGGCTCTTATAAAGAGAGGATTCGCAATTTTATTAAGTATGCAAATTCTGAATGGGGTACAAGCTGGGTTCTGTTAGGTGGTGGCGAAAATGTCCTGCCAAGGGTATATGGATGGTTCCCAGATACCTATCCCGATGGCACGCCAGTCTTTCAAGATTGGGAGATGCCACCTACAGATCTATACTTTGCAGACCTTGATGGTAATTGGGATGCAAATGGAAACGGTCAGTATGGAGAGATGTACTATGATGATGCTCATAATTTCCAAAACATAGATAGTCTTGATTTATATCCTGATATTTTTCTGGGTAGGGCATCTGTCAATAATGCAAAAGATTGTACTACATTTGTGAACAAAGTATTAACTTACGAAGACCCAACCAAGCGACCCACAGATTATCAAAAGAAGATGCTTTTAATTGGCGAATACTTATTTGGAATCAAATGGGGTGGTATGATAGGCGACTCAATAGCATCAGTTACTCCATTAGATTATACAATAACTAAATTGTACGAAGAGATGGGGACTTTGAATAGGCAGACAGTTTTTAATTCACTCAATTCTGGATATCATCTCCTGTTTTGGGCTGCTCATGGTAATAATGATGTAATTGGGGCGGGACAGCACCCAAACAGAGAACTCTTTTACTCTGAGGATGCTGATGCCTTAACAAATGGGGATAGATACCCTGTTTGTGTTGCAATTTCGTGCTTTATTGGGTCGTATGATTGGGGAGAGTGCATAGTGGAACATTTTATGAATAATAGAAATGGAGGGAGTGTAGCCTGGGTAGCAAATACGAGGTACGGCTATGGCAACATAACCAAAAAAATTGGTTATTCTGGTTTATTATGTATAAACTTTTTTGACGCCTTGTTTAATCACAACGGGTATTCAACTGGCATAGCCCTTAATAGAGCAAGGCCTCTCTCAGTACCAATGGCATTTGTAAATCCGATTTCTCGATATTCCCTGTACAGCCTTAATATCTTTGGTGACCCGGAATCACCTATATTTTTTGATGCCACTCCGCCGCCACAGGATGATACTCCTCCTATAATATCTAATCTACAAGTAATTCCTGAAGACCACCAAGCCACTATTACTTGGACTACGGATGAATTAGCCAGTTCATGGGTAGAATATGGACTTACTCCAAATTATGGGGATAACTATATACAGTGGGAATATGTAACAGAGCACCAAATAATACTCTCTGATTTGGGAGCCGCAACAACTTACTATTATCGGATAAAGTCTGCCGATTTAAATGGTAATTATAATGTGTTAGAAGGCTCCTTTGTTACATTGGAAGATATCACTCCACCTACGTTCTCTTCAGTTTTTGCATTTGATGTCATATCTCCTTTAGCATCAATTTATTGGGAGACAAATGAGCCGAGTAATTCACAAGTGATATATGGCACCACTCCTACTTGTGAAAATAATACACCAGTCGATGAAGAGCTCGTTAAAAGACATTTTATTACCATTGAGGGATTAGTCCCCTTTCAACTCTATTATTACTGTGTAATCTCAACTGATGAATATGGCAACTGTGATACATCAAACACTTATACTTTCACCACCTACTCTCAGGCGCACGCACTTAACACGCTCTGGACTGAGGAGATGATTCTTAATTACCTGGGTTCGGCAGTGAGGGGCGCTTGTTTAGCTAATACATATGGTGATGAAAAAATGGAAATAATTGTAGCTCATTGGTATACAACTTCATCGTGTGGTGGCCCAGGGGTATATAGCTGTGATGGGGATTTGCTCTCAGGTTTTCATTCCTATTCAGGATATGCGTTTCCTATTGTTGCAGATATTGATAATGATGACTTGTTTGAGATTATTCATGTAATACGTCAATTTGGGGTAACATCCAAATTTGTTGTAGAGGTATTAAATATGGATGGTATCAAAGTATGGGCTACTTCTCTTCCATGCATCCCGAATTCTCCCTATAGAGTTGTCTCATCGCCTGCCTTGGTTGATGTAAATGATGATGGAAACTTGGATGTTTTGATAGGAGGGTCAGATGGGCAACTATGGGCGTTAAATTCAATTAATGGAAACACAATATGGACATTTGAGATGGGGGGCGAGATAGTTGTTTCTCCAGTTGTCTCAGATATTGATAGAGATGGAGAGTTGGATATCATCGTAGGTAACGGAACCAGCTGGGGTGGTTTGACGACACTGTGTGTTTTAAATAAGAATGGAGCTAAGAAATGGGAATATAGTTTTCAGGGTATTCCTTATAGCAATGGTATAGTTGCAACTCCAGGGGTTGCAGATATAACTGGTGACCAGCGGTTAGAGATAATACAACCTATTGATGGGTGGGGTATTGTTGTCTTCGATTGTGAAGGAAACATAATCAGGCAGAACCTATTTACAAGTTTGGCTTATTCTTCACCTGCAATAGGTGATATTGACCGTGATGGCTCATTGGACATAATAGTTGGACTTGGCTCAATGCTCTATGCCTTTACAGATAATGGAGAAACAGAGCTTACAGAAAAATGGGCTATAGGGACACATCCTGACTGGGACGTAACTTCCTCCCCTGCATTGGCGGATTTTAATAATGATGGATATTTAGAGATAGTGTTTGGAGCAAGCACGTCATCACGGTTTTGGGAAAGCTCACTTTCTCCGGAGGGGAAGATTTATATACTCGACCATAATGGAACGATATTGGCCTGTAAGGAGACTATAGGTGGAATGGTTGAAGGTTCAAACCCAACAATTGCAGACATAAATAGAGATGGCAAACTTGAGATAGTAGTGGGAACAGTGATTTCCAGAGCCTTTACTGATGCACTGGAGGTCTTCCAAATACCAGATTTTAACTGTGCTACTATTAGTCAAGTTGAGTGGCCTATGTTCCATCACGATATATGGCATACAGGACGATATGGGTTTAACCCATATAATCGGCCACCAAATGAGCCAGTTTGTGTATATCCACGAGATAAGAGTAGTCGTGTTTGGCTCATCCCAATAATTAAATGGAGCTGTGAAGATCCGGATGGTGACTTACTCACCTATAAGCTTTATTTAGATACATTCAACCCACCTACTACTTTAAAATACACTGGCTCTGATACATTCTATACTCCTGAGACCCCTCTGAATTATAGCACCACCTATTACTGGCAGGTAATTGCTACAGACAGGAGTGGTGCATCTACTGAAAGTCCTGTTTGGTCATTTACTACATGGACAGGTAAGGAAGAATGCCATGAGTTTTATACAACAGTATGCGACTCTTATGATGTAACTATATGCTCTAACTCCTATATAGAGGCTAAAACTCAGGATACACTTGATTTCGATCGTCGAAGTAGGAAACTAAGTTTTAAGGTTATTGGGCTTGAACAATCTGGTTACTGTGCAGTTACTATTCCATGGGGTCTGCTACACGATACTCTAAAAATAAGTGGTAAGCATACATTTATGGTTACAGTTGATGGAGTTCCTATAGCAGAAGATGCTCTGGAAATAGAACAAAAAGCAGACACCTTTATAAACCAACAGGGAGATACCTTTACTTGTGGTGGGTTCTCACAGTTATCTTTCAGGTACGACCACTCTGGGTGGCGTACAATTGAGATTTTAGCTCCAATCCAAATATGTGATATTGGGGGTGGAGGGGGTCAATACGAGGGCGAAGACGGAAAGATTAATATACTTGACCTAGTCAAGGTAACTAGTGTATATGCACTTACACCTGATGCTCCAAATTGGAATCCAAAAACTGATTTTAACAAGAATAAAAAAATAGATATATTGGATGTGGTTCTACTCTGCACAGGGTATGGTATGGGGGGTAAGAAAGCTAACTTATTGTCTATTTTAAAGAAGACACTTCAAAGAAACGAGGTTGTGACAGTTAGTGTAGTTCCTACAATGTCTGCTATATTACCTGGTGATACATTTAATATAGATATAGACATCTCCAATGTTAATAGGCTCAAAGGGTACGATTTCAAGTTAAAGTATAATCCGAATGTCTTAAAGGCGATTAAGATTATTCCTGGGTTGTTCCTTGGTGATGATACTTATACTATTAAGAATGAACTCTATGATGAGGGTTGGGTATGGTTTGCTATAGCATCTTTAGGACAGAATCCTGGTGCAAGTGGTGATGGGACACTGGCAACAATTACATTTGTAGTCAAGGGAACTGGTGAGTCTATCTTAGACCTATATGAGGTTGAACTTGCAGACTACAATGCTAATCTAATTCCACACGAGACAATTGATGGTGAGTTTAATAATTCACCAATAGCAATTGAAGACGCTGCTTCAATAAACAGTGTTCCTCAGATGTTAGCTCTTAAGGAGCCGTATCCAAATCCATTCTCTTCTAATACTGTGATAAGGTATGGAATCCCGAAAACTGGGATGGTATCACTTAAGGTTTACAATATAGCTGGTGAGATAGTTGCAACACTTGTCAACGAGGAGAAGTTGCCCGGCTATTACTCTGTCAACTTGAGTAGTAAAGAATTAGCAGATGGCATTTATTTCTTAAAGCTTAGGACTCAGGAAAAAGTTATTACCAAAAAAACGATAGTGCTACAATAGTTAAGTTGTAATTCCTATATGTGTAATGGAGTTTAGCATATTCTTGGGAGTAATTCACCACGCGGGAGCTCTATAAGCCTTTTGCCACCTATTTTTGTGTGTAAAATTACATCACCAGGATAGTCTCTTACCACCTTTCCAATAACTGCTGCATCCTTTGCTTTTGAGTCTTTTTTAACTTTATCTAAGACTTTGTCACTTTCATCAAATATTACAAACTTACCCTCAT
This bacterium DNA region includes the following protein-coding sequences:
- a CDS encoding sigma 54-interacting transcriptional regulator, giving the protein MCDRLFIEELLMEDHLIVKTKITPPKLGKNILKRQRLLNLLRDNLDKKLILISADAGYGKTTLILDLASEIEQHRRAWLTVDKGDTELIVFMTYLVESIIQAYPNFGNKTKIVIKNITSANIEMVIGTFINELMDTLKDELFIFIDDYHLVSESKSINDALDYLLEHQPPKLHLIISTRTLPTVQLTKLSAKQQLFALKKEDLQFTEEEVKTLFKDIYHIDIPEIELTKLEEYTKGWVTALQLISQELSYKRPDEVTDIYSKAGEKVFEYFSNEIMQKLPKSLQDFMLKSSILESMESELLNNLLEISNSAEMLDSLVKLNLFISTIPGKKNAFKYHSLFREFLINLVNKTFDKELIKDLYRKAATYFTQVNDIESAILHWLASADYEKAADLIEKGAKDMIGKGRLNTVNSWINSLPLDLVDNHPWLLTYKGEIFYRWGEWDEALQQFGKAEKIFSKRGNKLGLCRTLYGIGTITILRGDANKGLELLGKALKLAPEKEYSLKANILNAIRSAFQRQGEYKEAIKNLTEALSLCKKIENVPLQTMLLHNLGAIHHRQGDFTRAEQIYKEVMEIYSKILPPWAGGTYNNMAGLSLMKGDYSQGKMWLERGIQICKDFNDKRGLANAYLTMGEVLSETQEYESAMEKYQEVLTLNLKFKDMQLQILCLDGIARLHLLQADYYRAEQCINKALEVAKEGSKNLWLAQVLLTKGEIAIAIGALDEAEKTLLDSLSIIENLGVNYDLTQVYFWLTQLYLKKAIPTQKEKLKYYIKEALRLASKYGYDHFLIKKCRNNFSFLDIAVRNKIEPRYAIFILSQIGTSAFGTLTSLFEIKDEHIQRWVIEGLVNIGDEHVLHWLEKLKEEEYPSLKGNISQAITRVQKVIKEIPKEVVYEGEKKVKPRFKDIIGNHPKMQELYNLLEKVIDTDATVLITGETGTGKELVARAIHYNSKRKDNKFIALACGAMPETLLESELFGYVKGAFTGAVSTKKGLFEEADGGTLFLDDVTNLTPGIQAKLLRVLEDKEIRPVGGLSSKKVDVRIITSTNKDLEKEVKEGKFRDDLYYRLTGITIKLPPLRERKSDIPLLAQHFLKKYSIKMNKNIKGFEKEVMDLLLYHDWPGNVRELEREIERLVVLCHDNIIRAANLSIATSIAPFREETMNEEQRMIINAITKASGNKTKAAKIIGWPRRKLYRRMKALNIPY
- a CDS encoding C25 family cysteine peptidase → MYDGFRFIGMDEVINRRREEKERIKFLFRSFKGRYAMRKCASIKVGMMAMALILAIPAFGGEIIQELRFSPADLEFSKLKEYDVVKLGLNSATSRLGEPALPLINLHVLIPPGASVEKVEIIDKEKVSIPGNYNIIPAQHPVKLSINDELPPWVEPVPGIYSSMQEYPGEVLQYIHTGTMSGYRIAGMLVYPLQYIPQQKKLFLYTKIKVRVTYKEGACPVTAKSGRQNKVFGDIVKGLVANPTDMARFMPPSSKAVTDTQYVIITDTIKVGSYFKTLVNWKRARGISATLVNVDRIYAQFPGGSYKERIRNFIKYANSEWGTSWVLLGGGENVLPRVYGWFPDTYPDGTPVFQDWEMPPTDLYFADLDGNWDANGNGQYGEMYYDDAHNFQNIDSLDLYPDIFLGRASVNNAKDCTTFVNKVLTYEDPTKRPTDYQKKMLLIGEYLFGIKWGGMIGDSIASVTPLDYTITKLYEEMGTLNRQTVFNSLNSGYHLLFWAAHGNNDVIGAGQHPNRELFYSEDADALTNGDRYPVCVAISCFIGSYDWGECIVEHFMNNRNGGSVAWVANTRYGYGNITKKIGYSGLLCINFFDALFNHNGYSTGIALNRARPLSVPMAFVNPISRYSLYSLNIFGDPESPIFFDATPPPQDDTPPIISNLQVIPEDHQATITWTTDELASSWVEYGLTPNYGDNYIQWEYVTEHQIILSDLGAATTYYYRIKSADLNGNYNVLEGSFVTLEDITPPTFSSVFAFDVISPLASIYWETNEPSNSQVIYGTTPTCENNTPVDEELVKRHFITIEGLVPFQLYYYCVISTDEYGNCDTSNTYTFTTYSQAHALNTLWTEEMILNYLGSAVRGACLANTYGDEKMEIIVAHWYTTSSCGGPGVYSCDGDLLSGFHSYSGYAFPIVADIDNDDLFEIIHVIRQFGVTSKFVVEVLNMDGIKVWATSLPCIPNSPYRVVSSPALVDVNDDGNLDVLIGGSDGQLWALNSINGNTIWTFEMGGEIVVSPVVSDIDRDGELDIIVGNGTSWGGLTTLCVLNKNGAKKWEYSFQGIPYSNGIVATPGVADITGDQRLEIIQPIDGWGIVVFDCEGNIIRQNLFTSLAYSSPAIGDIDRDGSLDIIVGLGSMLYAFTDNGETELTEKWAIGTHPDWDVTSSPALADFNNDGYLEIVFGASTSSRFWESSLSPEGKIYILDHNGTILACKETIGGMVEGSNPTIADINRDGKLEIVVGTVISRAFTDALEVFQIPDFNCATISQVEWPMFHHDIWHTGRYGFNPYNRPPNEPVCVYPRDKSSRVWLIPIIKWSCEDPDGDLLTYKLYLDTFNPPTTLKYTGSDTFYTPETPLNYSTTYYWQVIATDRSGASTESPVWSFTTWTGKEECHEFYTTVCDSYDVTICSNSYIEAKTQDTLDFDRRSRKLSFKVIGLEQSGYCAVTIPWGLLHDTLKISGKHTFMVTVDGVPIAEDALEIEQKADTFINQQGDTFTCGGFSQLSFRYDHSGWRTIEILAPIQICDIGGGGGQYEGEDGKINILDLVKVTSVYALTPDAPNWNPKTDFNKNKKIDILDVVLLCTGYGMGGKKANLLSILKKTLQRNEVVTVSVVPTMSAILPGDTFNIDIDISNVNRLKGYDFKLKYNPNVLKAIKIIPGLFLGDDTYTIKNELYDEGWVWFAIASLGQNPGASGDGTLATITFVVKGTGESILDLYEVELADYNANLIPHETIDGEFNNSPIAIEDAASINSVPQMLALKEPYPNPFSSNTVIRYGIPKTGMVSLKVYNIAGEIVATLVNEEKLPGYYSVNLSSKELADGIYFLKLRTQEKVITKKTIVLQ